From the Myripristis murdjan chromosome 14, fMyrMur1.1, whole genome shotgun sequence genome, one window contains:
- the ublcp1 gene encoding ubiquitin-like domain-containing CTD phosphatase 1, whose protein sequence is MSVSVIIKWGGQEYSISSLSEEDTVMDLKQSIKTLTGVLPERQKLLGLKVKGKPAEDEVKLGSLKLKPNTKIMMMGTREESLEEVLAPPPENDDVVNDFDIEEEVIEVENREENLAKIARRVKDYKVEELNPPREGKRLLVLDVDYTLFDHKSCAETGQELMRPFLHEFLTSAYEDYDIVIWSATSMKWIDAKMKELGVTDNPNYKITFMLDSAAMITVHTPKRGVVEVKPLGVIWGKYGEFYSRKNTIMFDDIGRNFLMNPQNGLKIRPFMKAHLNREKDRELYKLAQYLKEIAKLDDFTGLNHKHWERYLSKRQNH, encoded by the exons ATGTCAGTATCAGTGATCATAAAGTGGGGCGGACAGGAGTACTCCATCAGTTCTCTGTCTGAGGAGGACACAGTGATGGACCTCAAACAGTCCATTAAGACCTTGACTGGGGTGCTGCCCGAGAGACAGAAACTGCTGGGACTCAAGGTCAAAG GTAAGCCAGCAGAGGACGAGGTGAAACTGGGCTCCCTGAAGCTGAAGCCCAACACCAAGATCATGATGATGGGCACCAGAGAGGAGAGCCTG gAAGAGGTTTTAGCCCCGCCGCCAGAGAACGATGATGTCGTGAATGACTTTGACATTGAGGAGGAAGTCATTGAAGTGGAGAACAG AGAGGAGAACCTGGCTAAAATAGCTCGCAGAGTGAAAGACTACAAGGTGGAGGAGCTGAACCCTCCCAGAGAGGGCAAGAGGCTTCTGGTGCTGGATGTGGATTACACACTGTTTG aTCACAAGTCATGTGCAGAGACGGGTCAAGAACTGATGAGGCCATTCCTCCACGAGTTTCTCACCTCGGCCTATGAGGACTACGACATTGTCATCTGGT CTGCTACAAGTATGAAGTGGATCGATGCCAAAATGAAA GAACTGGGAGTGACAGACAACCCTAACTACAAGATCACGTTCATGCTGGACAGCGCAGCCATGATCACAGTACACACCCCTAAGAGAGGAGTAGTGgag GTGAAGCCTCTGGGCGTGATATGGGGAAAGTATGGAGAGTTTTACAGCAGGAAGAACACGATTATGTTTGACGATATTGGACGAAACTTCCTCATGAACCCACAGAATGGACTGAAG ATTCGGCCCTTCATGAAGGCCCATCTGAACAGGGAGAAGGACAGGGAGCTGTACAAACTGGCCCAGTACCTCAAAGAGATCGCCAAGCTTGATGACTTCACTGGACTCAACCACAAACACTGGGAGAG gtaccTATCTAAGAGGCAGAACCACTGA
- the il12bb gene encoding interleukin-12 subunit beta translates to MHTLLLMVLCAALHCASSDSHQDADIETLMDNVLVLRVPHSPGTRFHVPLICGEAHQNQPVFWKKNGKIPRPPLEGNQVSVLVEEMDAGNYSCHLSPDGQYLNHTLVLVRLNPDNMSVILEESDSGEGHIQCSGHNYNGSFHCGWTRQPSRSRAAVLLVRAERNSVEIPCELDADGSGVSCQDAKCIFEEERHRISVTVYIHSVSRLEGYTTAFYLRDIVRPEHLPNLSYSEGGLFTWDNPDSWQKPCSFFSLEFEVLVVYHEETCDAAGKQHFTQEIEVNNYTVSVKNKKYVFCVRARDKHTQGPWGDWSHYVVKKHKTNH, encoded by the exons ATGCATACCTTGCTCCTCATGGTCCTCTGCGCGGCACTACACTGTGCCAGCTCTGACAGCCACCAAGACGCAGACATAGAGACTCTAATGGATAACG TTCTGGTCCTGAGGGTGCCCCACAGCCCAGGTACCAGGTTCCATGTTCCTCTGATCTGTGGAGAAGCCCATCAAAACCAGCCTGTGTTTTGGAAGAAAAATG GTAAGATACCCAGGCCACCTCTGGAGGGGAACCAGGTCAGTGTTCTGGTGGAGGAGATGGACGCAGGGAACTACAGCTGCCACCTCAGCCCAGATGGACAGTACCTCAACCACACTCTGGTCCTGGTCCGGCTGAACCCGGATAACATGTCTGTCATACTGGAGGAATCAGATTCTGGGGAAG GACACATCCAGTGTTCAGGACACAACTACAACGGCTCCTTCCACTGCGGGTGGACCAGACAGCCCTCTCGATCACGTGCCGCTGTGCTGCTAGTGAGGGCAGAACG TAATTCTGTGGAGATTCCCTGTGAGCTGGATGCTGACGGCTCAGGAGTGTCCTGCCAGGATGCCAAGTGCATCTTTGAAGAGGAGCGGCACCGCATCTCCGTCACCGTTTACATACACAGTGTCTCTCGACTGGAAGGGTACACAACCGCTTTCTACCTGAGAGACATAG tgcgGCCTGAGCACCTCCCTAACCTGAGCTACAGTGAGGGCGGGCTGTTCACATGGGACAACCCAGACTCCTGGCAGAAGCCCTGCTCCTTCTTCAGCCTGGAGTTCGAGGTCTTGGTGGTCTATCATGAGGAGACCTGTGACGCTGCAGGCAAACAGCACTTTACACAG GAGATTGAGGTAAACAACTACACGGTCTCTGTCAAAAACAAGAagtatgttttctgtgtgcGGGCGAGGGATAAGCACACTCAGGGGCCATGGGGTGACTGGAGCCACTATGT GGTGAAGAAACACAAGACGAACCACtaa
- the ubtd2 gene encoding ubiquitin domain-containing protein 2 → MGGCVGSHHDSSGSLNENSDGTGVALGRNQPLKRERPKWKSDYPMTEGQLRSKRDEFWDTAPAFEGRKEIWDALRAAASAFESNDHLLAQAILDGASITLPHGALTECYDELGNRYQLPVYCLSPPVNMIEERSDEPDGSDPDSGAADPSTGSASDSGSGGECQLRLRLSTGRDLRLAVRSTDTVGMMKRRLQSQEGVAAATQRWFFSGRPLTDRLRLDQLNISRDYVVQVILSQPPPPPPVSTPGHTPGAAGSVAVESVATLPQEPTPVEN, encoded by the exons ATGGGTGGCTGTGTCGGGAGCCACCACGACTCTTCAGGCAGCTTAAACGAGAACTCAGACGGCACCGGAG TGGCTCTAGGGCGTAACCAGCCCCTGAAGAGAGAGCGGCCTAAATGGAAAAGTGACTACCCGATGACTGAAGGCCAGCTGCGCAGCAAGAGAGATGAGTTCTGGGACACAGCGCCAGCGTTCGAGGGCCGGAAGGAGATCTGGGACGCGCTGCGAGCTGCGGCCAGCGCCTTCGAGAGCAACGACCACCTGCTGGCACAGGCCATCCTCGACGGGGCCAGCATCACACTGCCACACG GAGCGCTGACTGAGTGTTACGATGAACTGGGGAACCGTTACCAGCTGCCAGTCTACTGCCTGTCTCCTCCCGTCAACATGATTGAAGAGCGCTCCGACGAACCCGACGGCTCTGATCCAGACTCCGGGGCTGCAGACCCGTCCACAGGCAGCGCCAGTGACAGTGGCTCAGGAGGGGAGTGCCAGCTTCGGCTAAGGCTCTCCACTGGTCGTGACCTCCGTCTGGCTGTCCGCTCCACGGACACGGTAGGCATGATGAAACGCCGCCTGCAAAGTCAGGAGGGAGTTGCGGCCGCAACCCAACGCTGGTTCTTCTCAGGTCGGCCACTGACAGACCGGCTTCGCTTGGACCAGCTCAACATCTCCAGAGACTACGTAGTGCAGGTCATCCTCAGCCAgccgccaccaccgccaccgGTATCGACGCCGGGACATACACCGGGTGCCGCAGGGTCAGTGGCGGTGGAAAGTGTGGCCACACTGCCACAGGAGCCCACGCCAGTAGAGAACTAA